The region CGCGCTCGAAGAGCAGCTCGGCCAAATGCGCGCCGATGCGGAGGCCACGCGTACTGAACTCGCGTTGCTGCGCGAGGAACGCGATGCGCTGCAAGCGGAACGCGACGCGCTGTCGGCGAAGATCGACGACGCACAGGTACGCCTGAATGCGATTCTCGAAAAACTGCCGCGGGCACGCGCGCAGAGCGAGCCTGATAATCAGCTCGACCTGCTCGAACCCGCACAGCACGAGGTCGAAGCGGACAGCGCCGCCACCCGCCACGGAGAAAATGCATGACCACAAAGCAGATCGAAGT is a window of Paraburkholderia sp. IMGN_8 DNA encoding:
- a CDS encoding ATPase — protein: MLTELETLSQNIGKLIAISQRHNEARLALEEQLGQMRADAEATRTELALLREERDALQAERDALSAKIDDAQVRLNAILEKLPRARAQSEPDNQLDLLEPAQHEVEADSAATRHGENA